The region AACGGAGAGAGGCTCTTTTGTGGCAAATCTAGGAAAAGACCTGGGGTTGGGGTTGACAGAGATGTCCACCCGCAAGGCCAGGATCATTTCCCAGGGGAACAAACAGCATTTGCAGCTCAAGGTTCAAACTGGGGATTTGCTCATAAATGAGAAGCTAGATCGAGAGGAGCTATGCGGTCCCACTGAGCCTTGCATACTACATTTCCAAGTGTTAATGGAAAAACCTTTAGAAATATTTCAGGCTGAACTGAGAGTGATAGATATAAATGACCATTCTCCCATGTTCACTGAAAAGGAAATGATTCTAAAAATACCGGAAAACAGTCCTCTAGGAACTCAGTACCCACTGTATCATGCTTTGGACTTGGATGTAGGAAGCAATAATGttcaaaactataaaatcagCCCAAATTCCCATTTTGGGGTTCTAACCAGAGAACGCAATGATGGCAGGAAATACCCTGAGCTAGTGTTGGGTAAAGAGCTGGATCGGGAGGAAGAGCCTCAACTAAGACTAACCCTGACAGCACTGGATGGCGGCTCTCCACCACGATCTGGAGCTGCTCAGGTCAGCATTGAAGTGGTGGACATCAGTGATAACGCTCCTGAGTTTGAGCAGCCCATCTACAAAGTGCAGAttccagagaacaacccccttggCTCCCTGGTTGCCACCGTCTCCGCCAGGGATTTAGACAGCGGAGCCAATGGAAAAATATCATACACACTCTTTCAGCCTTCGGAGGATATTAGTAAAACTTTGGAGGTAAATCCTATGACAGGGGAAATTCGACTGAGAAAACAAGTAGATTTCGAAACGGTTACGTCTTATGAAGTGGACATCAAAGCCACAGATGGGGGAGGTCTTTCAGGAAAGTGCACTCTTCTCCTGCAAGTGGTGGATGTGAATGACAATCCCCCACAGGTGACCATGTCTGCACTCACCAGCCCCATCCCAGAGAACTCGCCTGAGATAGTAGTTGCTGTTTTCAGCGTTTCAGATCCTGACTCCGGAAACAATGGGAAGACGATTTCCTCCATCCAGGAAGACCTTCCCTTTCTTCTAAAACCTTCAGTCAAGAACTTTTACACCTTGGTAACGGAGAGAGCACTCGACAGAGAAGCAAGAGCTGAATATAATATCACCCTCACCATCACAGATACGGGGACTCCAAGGCTGAAAACGGAGCACAACATAACAGTGCAGATATCAGATGTCAATGATAACGCCCCCGCTTTCACCCAAACCTCCTACACCCTGTTCGTCCGCGAGAACAACAGCCCCGCCCTGCACATCGGCAGCGTCAGCGCCACAGACAGAGACTCAGGCACCAACGCCCAGGTCACCTACTCGCTGCTGCCGTCCCAGGACCCGCACCTGCCCCTCGCCTCCCTTGTCTCCATCAACGCAGACAACGGCCACCTGTTCGCCCTCAGGTCTCTGGACTACGAGGCCCTGCAGGCGTTCGAGTTCCGCGTGGGCGCCACAGACCGCGGCTCCCCGCGCTGAGCAGCGAGGCGCTGGTGCGCGTGCTGGTGCTGGACGCCAACGACAACTCGCCCTTCGTGCTGTACCCGCTGCAGAACGGCTCTGCGCCCTGCACCGAGCTGGTGCCCCGGGCGGCCAAGCCGGGCTACCTGGTGACCAAGGTGGTGGCGCGACTCGGGCCAGAAAGCCTGGCTGTCGTACCAGCTGCTCAAGGCCACAGAGCCCGGGCTATTCGGCGTGTGGGCGCACAATGGCGAGGTGCGCACAGCCAGGCTGCTGAGCGAGCGCGACGCGGCCAAGCACAGGCTGGTGGTGCTGGTCAAGGACAATGGGGAGCCTCCGCGCTCGGCCACCGCCACGCTGTACGTGCTCCTGGTGGACGGCTTCTCCCAGCCCTACCTGCCTCTCCCGGAGGCggccccagcccaggcccaggccgACTCGCTCACCGTCTACCTGGTGGTGGCGTTGTCCTCGGTGTCTTCACTCTTCCTCTTTTCGGTGCTCCTGTTCGTGGCGGTGCGGCTGTGCAGGAGGAGCAGGGCGGCCTCAGTGGGCCGCTGCTCTGTGCCCGAGGGTCCCTTTCCAGGGCATCTGGTGGACGTGAGCGGCACCGGGACCCTGTCCCAGAGCTACCAATACGAGGTGTGTCTGACAGGAGGCTCAGAAACAAGAGAGTTCAAGCTCCTGAAGCCGATTATCCCCAACTTCTCTCCTTAGGGCACTAGGaaagaaatagattaaaattCCACCCTTCACAATAGCTTTGGATTTAATTATTGATAGGAACCCATTTGATAAATTTCTTAACTTCTTATGATTGTCTTGTTGATTAAATTGTTCATGCTCACCACCACCAATAAGGTATTTTTCTCTGGTTGTTAGTTCAAATTATATTGTTAATTccagttttccttttccttatatTTACCCCAAAGAGGTGTTGCATATAGAATCccaattaacaaaatagactttattttcatAGTtgatgtcatttaaaatttttccgtctttatattttatttacttcctaTTCATTTTTTGCTCCATTTTTCATGTTAGTTCTCAGTTTCCTAGAACCTCAATTATTAAAATAACCTATTGCATGTATTAGGCATATTTCTTATGtcacatttcttttgtttattttcctttcaaaattggTATTCTTGTTGGGTTCAAGCTCAATTTTCATTATAATACTTTTcttaaagtttctttctttctttctttctttttttttttttttgagacagggtcttactctgtcacccaggctggagtgcagtggcacgatcttggctcactgccacctccgcctcttgggctcaagggatccttccacctcagcctgccaagtagcttgggctataggtgcgtgccaccatgcctggctaatcttttgcagagatgggattttgccaagttgcccaggctgatcttgaactcctgggctcaagccatcctccctcctcagcctcccaaaattctgggattacaggcataagccaatgTGTCCATccaaagttttatttattaatttttttgagacagagtctcgtaaagttacctttaaaaaaaaaagttctattttcCCTGTATTGATATCtccttaaataaaatataatattcctATTGTAAGTGATATGAGAAATCTTTAACCAGccttatctaaaaataaaaagagaagccaTTGTAAGACATTCAGTATAtgtaaatgtgtttgtgtttgtagACAAAAGGCAAAgatattatgtaaaaatatttaataatttattctttctattactGAATTAAAAAATCAGAGGTCCCTGTTATATTTTTAATGGCTAACAACTCAATCTCATTCAGTTGGAAAAAAAACTTATCAAGGAGACATTTACATGGTTTGGCTTTTATACTCATCATAGTATACATTTGCGGTATCTAGCCCTTTCTCTGTAAAACATCCCTATGTTTAATCTGTATTTCTTGCTTATTATGTGAAAAGTTGAGCTTCTTTCTAGATATTAGGCCTTTGAATTAAATTCTATGTGAGTCAGATTTAATAGTTTGTTTTGACTTTCAATAGTATTAGGATAGGTGTTAGTTTGATCTGTTCTTTACCTCCCCTTAATTGGTTCAGAGAAATTAGGGCCTACTAGATTTCCATTAAAAGGGACCTGAAAATAAAGGTCAGTCCCTTCTTTAATTCTGCAAGTTACTTTAAAGCtaatctaagaaaaaaagaaacaaattgcaAAGTATGagtaaattaggaaaacaattttcaaatagCAGAGATCGAAAGGCACTGAATATTGTTTCATGTCCTACTCACTAGTTTATTTATGCATGCCTTAATATAGCAAGCATTTAATGAGTGGCTAATTTGCCAACCAAAGATGACAAAGACATAGTTGTTCGCAAGTAGTTTACACATTGATGAAGGGGAAAACTGGCCTGAAACAAGAAGCAATAATATTTATAGAGTAAGCATAATTGTATGCATAAGTTTTAGAGAAGCACAGTGGAGAGACAGCCTAAATGCTTGGTTCTGGCCTACAGAGCGGTGATTCTAGTTAGGCAATCTGAGATCTTGAAGAAATTTGTTGAAGAAGATGTGAaacaagttttttgttgttgttaatttttggCATTCCTATGCCCAAAGTTTTTGAGAAAGTGAAATTGATTATTTTGGTGGTTCCAGAAGGCACCCACAATTTTCCCTTTGTTTGCATAAGAGTTGTGTCAGAGGCAAAAGGCCTAGTACACAGCTAAATctaacacagagttgaacagggTTACTGCTAGAAACATTTTTTCAACTGttcaatttttaacttttctcatGAAGGAATGaagaatttttatataaacacaaaaattgggCACAGCCATTTGACTGTGTTGGAAGCCACAAGGTGGCGCTGCAGACTAAAGAGATGGAGGAACAAAATTGACCAGAATGCTACGGAAGTCCTtaacaaaaaggaaatattgaGACAGATGGGCTGAGAAGAAGAGCTGTCGAGCCCCTGATtgggaaaggaaaaattaaaaaccctAGATCTGTGGTACACATAAGTCTGGGTTTGCGATTGCTATTTGTGCTGGGGCAGTGTGATTGAGACTGACATTGAGGAAAGAAGCAGCAATGAAGACCAGGGGGTTCAGCTTCCCAAGACAAAGGCAagtcctgtttctttttcttttttggggagtGTCCTTGGCAGGTTCTGGGTTTGGACGTTATTCGGTGACtgaggaaacagagaaaggatCCTTTGTGGTGAATCTGGCAAAGGATCTGGGACTAGCAGAGGGGGAGCTGGCTGCAAGGGGAACCAGGGTGGTTTCCGATGATAACAAACAATACCTGCTCCTGGATTCATACACTGGGAATTTGCTCACAAATGAGAAATTGGACCGAGAGAAGCTGTGTGGCCCCAAAGAGCCCTGTATGCtgtatttccaaattttaatGGATGATCCCTTTCAGATTTACCGGGCTGAGCTGAGAGTCAGGGATATAAATGATCACTCGCCAGTGTTTCGGGACAAAGAGATGGTcttaaaaatatcagaaaatacagCTGAAGGGACAGCATTTCGACTAGAAAGAGCACAGGATCCAGATGGAGGTCATAACAGTATCCAAAACTACACGATCAGCCCCAACTCTTTTTTCCATATTAAAATTAGTGGCAGTGATGAAGGCATGATATATCCAGAGCTAGTGTTGGACAAAGCACTAGATCGGGAGGAGCAGGGAGAGCTCAGCTTAACTCTCACAGCGCTGGATGGTGGGTCTCCATCCAGATCTGGGACCTCCACTCTACGAATTGTGGTCTTGGATGTCAATGACAATGCCCCACAGTTTGCCCAGGCTCTATATGAGACCCAGGCTCCAGAAAACAGTCCAGTAGGGTCCCCTATTGTTAAAGTGTCTGCAGGAGATGTAGACTCAGGAGTCAATGCAGAAGTATCCTATTCATTTTTTGATGCTTCTGAAGATATTTTAACAACCTTTCAAATCAATCCTTTTTCTGGGGAAATCTTTCTCAGAGAATTGCTTGATTATGAGTTAGTAAattcttacaaaataaatatacaggCAATGGACGGTGGAGGCCTTTCTGCAAGATGTACAGTTTTGATGAAAGTCTTAGATACCAATGACAATCCTCCTGAACTGATCATATCATCACTTTCCAACTCTGTTGCTGAAAACTCTCCTGGGATAGTATTGGCTGTTTTTAAGATTAAAGACAGAGACTCCGGAGAAAACGGAAAGACAATTTGCTATGTTCAAGATAATCTGCCTTTTTTTCTGAAACCGTCTGTTGACAATTTTTACATCCTAATGACTGAAGGTGCACTGGACAGAGAGAGCAAAGCTGAGTACAACATCACCATCACCGTCACTGATTTGGGGACACCCAGGCTGAAAACCGAGTACAACATAACCCTGCAGGTCTGCGACGTCAATGACAACGCCCCCGCCTTCACCCAAACCTCCTACACCCTGTTCGTCCGCGAGAACAACAGCCCCGCCCTGCACATCGGCAGCGTCAGCGCCACAGACAGAGACTCAGGCACCAACGCCCAGGTCACCTACTCGCTGCTGCCGTCCCAGGACCCGCACCTGCCTCTCGCCTCCCTGGTCTCCATCAACGCAGACAACGGCCACCTGTTTGCCCTCAGGTCTCTGGACTACGAGGCCCTGCAGGAGTTCGAGTTCCGCGTGGGAGCCAGAGACCGCGGCTCCCCGGCGCTGAGCAGCGAGGCGCTGGTGCGCGTGCTGGTGCTGGACGCCAACGACAACTCGCCCTTGGTGCTGTACCCGCTGCAGAACGCCTCCGCGCCTTGCACCGAGCTGGTGCCCCGGGCGGCCGAGCCGGGCTATCTGGTGACCAAGGTGGTGGCCGTGGACGGCGACTCGGGCCAGAACGCTTGGCTGTCGTACCAGTTGCTCAAGACCACGGAGCCCGGGCTGTTCAGCGTGTGGGCGCACAATGGCGAGGTGCGCACCGCCAGGCTGCTGAGCGAGCGCGACGCGGCCAAGCACAGGCTGGTGGTGCTGGTCAAGGACAATGGCGAGCCTCCGCGCTCGGCCACCGCCACGCTGCACGTGCTCCTGGTGGACGGCTTCTCTCAGCCCTACCTGCCTCTCCCGGAGGCGGCCCCGACCCAGGCCCAGGCCGACTTGCTCACCGTCTACCTGGTGGTGGCATTGGCCTCGGTGTCGTCgctcttcctcctctctgtgGTCCTGTTCGTGGCGGTGCGGCTGTGCAGGAGGAGCAGGGCGGCCTCAGTGGGTCGCTGCTCGGTGCCCGAGGGTCCTTTTCCAGGGCATCTGGTGGACGTGAGCGGCACCGGGACCCTGTTCCAGAGCTACCAATACGAGGCGTGTCTGACTGGAGGTTCAGAGACTGGCGAGTTCAAGTTCTTGAAGCCGATTACCCCCCACCTCCCGCCCCAAAGCGGTGGGAAAGAAATAGAGGAAAATTCTACTCTCCACAATAGCTTTGGATTTAATTATTGAAAAGAACCCATTTAATAAAGACATTTACTTCTTTAATATATTCTTGTTGGCTAACTAAATTGTGTATGCCCACCACAAAGAAGGtactattttttgtttgattcATCTTCAACTTTGCGTATTATGCTTAACTTCACAAgttaactttttcttattttgtgtccTGATGAGGCATTTCTTACTAGAATCCCATGAGtgaaatagaatatttttcaaagttgatatcatttaaaaaaattttgctcGTTTTAAATGTCCTTATTGACTTTAAATTCATTGCCTCTACATTATTCATTAGTTCTCCTTTTCCTAAAACTTTGTACTTGTTAAAATAATCTGCTGCATGTAATATGTGCTTTTACTATTtgatatttcttctatttttcttttgaagccGGTGTTCTTATTGGTTTGCCATCCTTGTCCATTacaactgttttttttgttttttggtttgttttttttttttttttttttttttttttttgagacggagtctcgctctgtcgcccaggctggagtgcagtggtgcgatctcggcttactgcaacctccgcctcccaggttcaagcgattctcctgcctcagcctccagagtatctgggactacagttgcatgtcaccacgtccggctaatttttgtattttcagtagagatgggtttcaccatggtggccaggatggtctatctcttgacctcgtgatccaccccgctcagcctcccaaattgctgggattacaggcgtgagccaccgcacccagcctacaataattttcttaaactttaccttttattttaaagttctacTTTCCCGGCATTGATAGTTCCCTATTTGAAATATAGTGTTTCTATTGTAAGCGATATGATAAATAAACCTCTAATTAGCCTTAGAAGAAAAGCCACTGCAAGATATTGAGCCTGTGCAAATGGGCTTTAGTTTggaaacctatatatatatatatataaacaccaATCAGAGGTTCCTGAGATTCCTGTTAAATTTTTAATGGCTAATAGCCCAGTGCCATCCAGTTGAAAAAACAATAGCAATCACAAAGTAGAGGTTTATATTGTGCAGCTTTTATATTCAACTATTAGAGAGTGTTATTGGTAGTGTCTAGACTTTTCCTCCACGACATTCCTTGACTTAATCTATTTACCTGCCTATTATAGAAAAAATAGAGCTTCTTTCTAGATATAAGGTCTTTGAggcagggctcagtggctcatgcctgtaatcccagcactttgggaggccgaggcgggcagattacctgaggtcgcaagttcgagaccagtctgaccaatatgaagtaaccccgtctttactaaaaatacaaaattagccaggcatggtggcacatgcttgtaatcccagctactcgggaggctgaggcaggagaatcgcttgaacccaggaggtggaagttgcattgagccgagattgcaccattgcactccagcctgggcaacaagagcaaaattccgtcaaaataaaataaaatataaaataatttaaaaagaactttGAATAAAATTCTATGAAAAAAGACACTATAATgctgttcttaattttaatagtgTTAAGATAGGTGTTAGTGTGGTCTATTCTTTACCTCCCTTTATTTGGTGCAGAGAAGTTAGATCCTGTTAAATTTCAATTAAGAGGGGACCTTAAAATAAGGATCAATCTCTTATTTAACCCTGTAAGTTACTTTAAAGCtaatacaagaaaaacaaagacaagtgAAAGTAAGGAAACTGAAATTGCAAagagtaaatgaaagaaaaaaactttcaagTGGTAGGAATTGAAAGGCACCCAAAAACGTTTCAGGTTCTACCCACCTGAGTTTATTTATGCATGTCATAATACAGGCAGTATTTATTGCTTGTCTGATTTGTCACTCACAGATGATTAGGACATAGTTCCTATCCTTAAGTAGCCCACACATTGAAGAAGAAATAGACTGGCATGAATTAAGAAGCAATAATATTTGTAGGGCAATCATAGTGGTAGACACAAGTTTTTATGAGAGAATAGAGAAGGGACAGCTTAAATGCATCATACAGGATTACAGAGTGATGATTCTCCTTAATCAGTGTGATGAGATTTTGAAGTTTGTTGAGGAAGGTGTGAAACAaattttctttgtctgttttggtgTTCTTATGCCCGATGTTTCTGGAAAAGTAAAATCTTCTGTTACTTTGGTGATCCCAGATGTCACCAACATTTTCCCTTTGGTTCTTGATATTGTATGAGAGTTGTGTCTGAGATGAAAGGACTAGTAGAGAGCTAAATTTAGCACAGTGAGGTGGACAGACTTACTGCTAGAAACATATTTTCAAGTGTTGCATTCTtaacttttccaaaaaagaaTTGAAGAATCTCAACAATGTGACTATTTCTCTGTCTCAACATTAATTTTTACAAGACAAacgaaaataaacatgaaaaatttaaatgaggCACTAAGGAAaattgaatacacacacacaaatgggtaCAACTACTGAAATCTGGTGGAGGCCACACGGTGGCGCTGCAGGCTAAAGAGACGGTTTGGGAATTGCTCTGAGGATGCTATGCAAGTCACTAATAAAGGAAGACACGGATAGATGAACTTAAAAGAGAAGCTTTAGCTGCCAAAGATCGGGAACGGAAAAGGACAAAAAAGACCCCTGGGCTACACGGCGTAGGTGCAGGGTTTCCTACTGCTGTTCTTTtatgctgggagctgtggctGTAACCAACTAGGAAATAACGTATGCAGCAGCTATGGCAGTCAGAGAGTTGTGCTTCCCAAGACAAAGGCAagtcctgtttctttttctttttgggggaGTGTCCTTGGCAGGTTCTGGGTTTGGACGTTATTCGGTGACtgaggaaacagagaaaggatCCTTTGTGGTGAATCTGGCAAAGGATCTGGGACTAGCAGAGGGGGAGCTGGCTGCAAGGGGAACCAGGGTGGTTTCCGATGATAACAAACAATACCTGCTCCTGGATTCATACACTGGGAATTTGCTCACAAATGAGAAATTGGACCGAGAGAAGCTGTGTGGCCCCAAAGAGCCCTGTATGCtgtatttccaaattttaatGGATGATCCCTTTCAGATTTACCGGGCTGAGCTGAGAGTCACGGATATAAATGATCACTCGCCAGTATTTCAGGACAAAGAAACAGTcttaaaaatatcagaaaatacagCTGAAGGGACAGCATTTCGACTAGAAAGAGCACAGGATCCAGATGGAGGTCATAACAGTATCCAAAACTACACGATCAGCCCCAACTCTTTTTTCCATATTAATATTAATGGCAGTGATGAAGGCATGATATATCCAGAGCTAGTGTTGGACAAAGCACTAGATCGGGAGGAGCAGGGAGAGCTCAGCTTAACCCTCACAGCGCTGGATGGTGGGTCTCCATCCAGGTCTGGGACCTCTACTGTACGCATCGTTGTCTTGGACGTCAATGACAATGCCCCACAGTTTGCCCAGGCTCTGTATGAGACCCAGGCTCCAGAAAACAGCCCCATTGGGTTCCTTATTGTTAAGGTATCGGCAGAAGATGTAGACTCTGGAGTCAACGCAGAAGTATCCTATTCATTTTTTGATGCCTCAGAAAATATTCGAACAACTTTTCAAATCAATCCTTTTTCTGGGGAAATCTTTCTCAGAGAATTGCTTGATTATGAGTTAGTAAattcttacaaaataaatatacaggCAATGGACGGTGGAGGCCTTTCTGCAAGATGTAGGGTTTTAGTGGAAGTATTGGACACCAATGACAATCCCCCTGAACTGATCGTATCATCATTTTCCAACTCTGTTGCTGAGAATTCTCCTGAGACGGCACTGGCTGTTTTTAAGATTAATGACAGAGACTctggagaaaatggaaagatggTTTGCTACATTCAAGAGAATCTGCCATTCCTACTAAAACCTACTGTGGAGAATTTTTACATCCTAATGACAGAAGGCGCGCTGGACAGAGAGATCCAAGCCGAGTACAACATCACGATCACCGTCACTGACTTGGGGACACCCAGGCTGAAAACCGAGCACAACATAACCCTACTGGTCTCCGACGTCAATGACAAC is a window of Pongo pygmaeus isolate AG05252 chromosome 4, NHGRI_mPonPyg2-v2.0_pri, whole genome shotgun sequence DNA encoding:
- the LOC129037309 gene encoding LOW QUALITY PROTEIN: protocadherin beta-16 (The sequence of the model RefSeq protein was modified relative to this genomic sequence to represent the inferred CDS: inserted 3 bases in 2 codons) gives rise to the protein MEIGWMHNRRQRQVLVFFVLLSLSGAGAELGSYSAVEETERGSFVANLGKDLGLGLTEMSTRKARIISQGNKQHLQLKVQTGDLLINEKLDREELCGPTEPCILHFQVLMEKPLEIFQAELRVIDINDHSPMFTEKEMILKIPENSPLGTQYPLYHALDLDVGSNNVQNYKISPNSHFGVLTRERNDGRKYPELVLGKELDREEEPQLRLTLTALDGGSPPRSGAAQVSIEVVDISDNAPEFEQPIYKVQIPENNPLGSLVATVSARDLDSGANGKISYTLFQPSEDISKTLEVNPMTGEIRLRKQVDFETVTSYEVDIKATDGGGLSGKCTLLLQVVDVNDNPPQVTMSALTSPIPENSPEIVVAVFSVSDPDSGNNGKTISSIQEDLPFLLKPSVKNFYTLVTERALDREARAEYNITLTITDTGTPRLKTEHNITVQISDVNDNAPAFTQTSYTLFVRENNSPALHIGSVSATDRDSGTNAQVTYSLLPSQDPHLPLASLVSINADNGHLFALRSLDYEALQAFEFRVGATDRGXPALSSEALVRVLVLDANDNSPFVLYPLQNGSAPCTELVPRAAKPGYLVTKVVAXDSGQKAWLSYQLLKATEPGLFGVWAHNGEVRTARLLSERDAAKHRLVVLVKDNGEPPRSATATLYVLLVDGFSQPYLPLPEAAPAQAQADSLTVYLVVALSSVSSLFLFSVLLFVAVRLCRRSRAASVGRCSVPEGPFPGHLVDVSGTGTLSQSYQYEVCLTGGSETREFKLLKPIIPNFSP
- the LOC129037304 gene encoding protocadherin beta-9, yielding MKTRGFSFPRQRQVLFLFLFWGVSLAGSGFGRYSVTEETEKGSFVVNLAKDLGLAEGELAARGTRVVSDDNKQYLLLDSYTGNLLTNEKLDREKLCGPKEPCMLYFQILMDDPFQIYRAELRVRDINDHSPVFRDKEMVLKISENTAEGTAFRLERAQDPDGGHNSIQNYTISPNSFFHIKISGSDEGMIYPELVLDKALDREEQGELSLTLTALDGGSPSRSGTSTLRIVVLDVNDNAPQFAQALYETQAPENSPVGSPIVKVSAGDVDSGVNAEVSYSFFDASEDILTTFQINPFSGEIFLRELLDYELVNSYKINIQAMDGGGLSARCTVLMKVLDTNDNPPELIISSLSNSVAENSPGIVLAVFKIKDRDSGENGKTICYVQDNLPFFLKPSVDNFYILMTEGALDRESKAEYNITITVTDLGTPRLKTEYNITLQVCDVNDNAPAFTQTSYTLFVRENNSPALHIGSVSATDRDSGTNAQVTYSLLPSQDPHLPLASLVSINADNGHLFALRSLDYEALQEFEFRVGARDRGSPALSSEALVRVLVLDANDNSPLVLYPLQNASAPCTELVPRAAEPGYLVTKVVAVDGDSGQNAWLSYQLLKTTEPGLFSVWAHNGEVRTARLLSERDAAKHRLVVLVKDNGEPPRSATATLHVLLVDGFSQPYLPLPEAAPTQAQADLLTVYLVVALASVSSLFLLSVVLFVAVRLCRRSRAASVGRCSVPEGPFPGHLVDVSGTGTLFQSYQYEACLTGGSETGEFKFLKPITPHLPPQSGGKEIEENSTLHNSFGFNY
- the PCDHB10 gene encoding protocadherin beta-10 — protein: MAVRELCFPRQRQVLFLFLFGGVSLAGSGFGRYSVTEETEKGSFVVNLAKDLGLAEGELAARGTRVVSDDNKQYLLLDSYTGNLLTNEKLDREKLCGPKEPCMLYFQILMDDPFQIYRAELRVTDINDHSPVFQDKETVLKISENTAEGTAFRLERAQDPDGGHNSIQNYTISPNSFFHININGSDEGMIYPELVLDKALDREEQGELSLTLTALDGGSPSRSGTSTVRIVVLDVNDNAPQFAQALYETQAPENSPIGFLIVKVSAEDVDSGVNAEVSYSFFDASENIRTTFQINPFSGEIFLRELLDYELVNSYKINIQAMDGGGLSARCRVLVEVLDTNDNPPELIVSSFSNSVAENSPETALAVFKINDRDSGENGKMVCYIQENLPFLLKPTVENFYILMTEGALDREIQAEYNITITVTDLGTPRLKTEHNITLLVSDVNDNAPAFTQTSYTLFVRENNSPALHIGSVSATDRDSGTNAQVTYSLLPPQDLHLPLASLVSINADNGHLFALRSLDYEALQEFEFRVGATDRGSPALSSEALVRVLVLDANDNSPFVLYPLQNGSAPCTELVPRAAEPGYLVTKVVAVDGDSGQNAWLSYQLLKATEPGLFSVWAHNGEVRTARLLSERDTAKHRLVVLVKDNGEPPRSATATLHVLLADGFSQPYLPLPEAAPAQAQADSLTVYLVVALASVSSLFLFSVLLFVAVRLCRRSRAASVGRCSVPEGPFPGHLVDVSGAGTLSQSYQYEVCLTGGPGTSEFKFLKPIISDIQAQGPGRKGEENSTFRNSFGFNIQ